Proteins encoded together in one Verrucomicrobiota bacterium window:
- a CDS encoding serine hydrolase: MTRPLRAPLLAVFLLLVAPMPRAKAQAASAPGFAESPKLQALVNAASSATIEKLSDKKLFPTQLAVTLVDLTDPAKPARASFRGDVQIYPASVIKLFYLAAAHRWMEDGKLADTPELRRAMSDMIVHSYNEATGYVIDLLTGTTSGPELADDEIKAWFDKRNAVNRYFTSLGYANLNASKKPWCEGPYGRETQAINTFTPKRNMLTTDATARLMTEIATGKCVSATRSAEMMKLLARNPAAKEKDPDSQARFTGPVLPAGAKLWSKAGWTSQTRHDCAYVELPSGAKFVLVVFTTDHSGEKEIIHTVAKVVVDGMAAAK, translated from the coding sequence ATGACCCGTCCACTCCGCGCTCCACTTCTCGCCGTTTTCCTGTTACTCGTCGCGCCGATGCCCCGCGCCAAAGCCCAGGCCGCCTCGGCACCCGGCTTCGCCGAATCGCCGAAGCTGCAGGCGCTCGTCAACGCCGCGTCCAGTGCGACGATTGAGAAGTTAAGCGACAAGAAACTCTTCCCGACCCAGCTCGCCGTCACGCTTGTGGACCTGACCGATCCTGCGAAGCCCGCGCGCGCGAGCTTCCGTGGCGATGTGCAAATCTATCCCGCGAGCGTCATCAAGCTCTTTTACCTCGCCGCCGCGCACCGTTGGATGGAGGACGGCAAGCTGGCCGACACGCCCGAGTTGCGCCGCGCGATGAGCGACATGATCGTCCACAGCTACAACGAGGCGACGGGCTACGTGATCGACCTGCTCACCGGCACGACGAGCGGGCCGGAGTTGGCGGACGACGAGATCAAGGCTTGGTTCGACAAGCGCAACGCCGTGAACCGCTACTTCACGTCGCTTGGCTACGCGAACCTCAATGCCAGCAAGAAGCCGTGGTGCGAAGGCCCCTACGGCCGCGAGACGCAGGCCATCAACACCTTCACGCCCAAGCGGAACATGCTCACGACCGACGCCACCGCGCGGCTCATGACCGAGATCGCCACGGGCAAGTGCGTCTCCGCAACGCGCAGCGCCGAGATGATGAAGCTCCTCGCGCGCAATCCCGCCGCGAAGGAGAAGGACCCCGACAGCCAGGCGCGGTTCACCGGCCCCGTGCTGCCTGCGGGCGCGAAACTCTGGTCCAAGGCCGGCTGGACGAGCCAGACACGCCACGACTGCGCCTACGTCGAGCTGCCGAGCGGCGCGAAGTTCGTGCTCGTCGTCTTCACCACGGATCACTCGGGCGAGAAGGAAATCATCCACACCGTCGCGAAGGTTGTGGTCGATGGGATGGCCGCTGCAAAGTGA